One genomic segment of Anaerolineales bacterium includes these proteins:
- a CDS encoding sugar ABC transporter permease, which translates to MTNQTIKADMRTSRRWRRNLSAYRFVLPYLIFMLAFGLGPGIYAILISFADFEFGVPDYFAAGLQNYVTAFTDYRFGFTMGNIAEFLVVSVPLGIALVVLIALLLHMRHGRLSSTMRTLFFIPGSVTGPALLLLAIFMFSPLMSPFGSLLRALGYDSFDALIAPQRLPVIFTIIGFFSGAGMWIAIHYGALEGISHEVLEAARIDGCNAWQQAMYIKFPLIRPYIIYQFILIFAGNVQLFVEPQLLGTTWIMANVPQQWSPNQLAYSFAFDLGNFGAAAALSLLMLLVGLGAAYLVVRLTGFFDIKA; encoded by the coding sequence TCGGTTTGTGCTGCCGTATTTGATATTCATGCTGGCCTTTGGTCTCGGTCCGGGGATATATGCGATTCTGATCAGTTTTGCTGATTTCGAGTTTGGCGTGCCCGATTATTTTGCCGCGGGGTTACAAAACTACGTGACGGCCTTTACCGACTATCGCTTCGGCTTTACCATGGGAAATATCGCCGAATTCCTGGTGGTTTCGGTGCCGCTGGGTATCGCGCTGGTCGTTCTGATCGCGCTCTTGTTGCACATGCGTCATGGAAGGCTTTCATCCACGATGCGCACGCTCTTTTTCATCCCGGGCTCGGTCACGGGACCAGCACTCTTGCTGCTGGCCATTTTCATGTTTTCCCCATTGATGAGCCCCTTTGGCTCCCTTCTGCGTGCGCTTGGCTATGACAGTTTCGATGCCCTCATTGCACCGCAGCGTCTCCCCGTAATCTTCACTATTATCGGGTTCTTCTCCGGTGCAGGAATGTGGATTGCCATCCATTACGGCGCTTTGGAAGGCATATCTCATGAAGTGCTGGAAGCCGCCAGGATTGACGGCTGCAACGCCTGGCAACAAGCCATGTACATTAAATTCCCGTTGATCCGGCCCTATATCATATATCAATTCATCCTGATTTTTGCCGGAAATGTGCAGCTGTTTGTGGAGCCGCAGCTGCTGGGCACAACCTGGATCATGGCCAATGTGCCGCAGCAATGGTCGCCAAACCAGCTTGCCTATTCTTTTGCATTTGATTTGGGTAATTTCGGCGCCGCCGCTGCGTTATCGTTGTTGATGCTGCTGGTGGGTCTGGGCGCCGCCTATCTCGTCGTTCGGTTGACCGGCTTTTTCGATATCAAAGCCTGA
- a CDS encoding carbohydrate ABC transporter permease yields the protein MSTLKTVPSEIPPSTLQQVKTISRRVFADMGPLGYFLRWAILLIFVFYFGLPLLWLLLAPSKDQTAIITQSPLSFGNWATVLESWSNVNQYVHGEIWVWFKNSIIYVMSSLAVGLVIGIPAGYILAVARFTGRKILLWLTLITMLLPSSAMVLPLFLELNLVHLIKTVWAVILPACFFPFGVYLTYVYYSSNLPTDLLDAARVDGCSEWQLFRHIALPLAKPLLGLLGFISFNINWNNFFGPYVMLNSNKLFNLPVGLQTMIAGTSAIRPGFNTTPGMLKFQQADAAMAGLIMIVPVVIVFLFAQRYVIAGAFTGSVKG from the coding sequence ATGTCTACACTGAAAACCGTACCCTCGGAAATCCCGCCATCTACCCTGCAGCAGGTGAAAACGATCAGCCGCCGGGTATTCGCGGATATGGGACCTCTCGGCTACTTCTTGCGTTGGGCGATATTGCTGATATTTGTCTTTTACTTTGGCTTACCCCTGCTCTGGCTGCTGTTGGCCCCTTCCAAGGACCAAACCGCGATCATCACGCAGAGCCCGCTATCGTTTGGGAACTGGGCAACGGTTCTCGAGTCCTGGAGCAACGTAAACCAATATGTACATGGCGAGATCTGGGTATGGTTTAAAAACTCCATCATCTACGTAATGTCGTCGCTGGCCGTTGGTTTGGTGATAGGAATTCCGGCAGGTTATATCCTGGCGGTGGCGCGTTTCACCGGCCGAAAAATCCTGCTATGGCTGACGCTCATCACCATGCTCTTGCCCTCCTCCGCGATGGTCCTGCCCTTATTCCTGGAGTTGAATTTGGTGCATTTGATCAAGACCGTATGGGCCGTCATCCTGCCGGCTTGTTTCTTTCCATTCGGCGTATATCTGACCTACGTCTACTACAGCTCCAACCTGCCGACGGATCTGTTGGATGCGGCGCGGGTGGATGGCTGTTCGGAGTGGCAGTTGTTCAGGCATATCGCTCTGCCGCTGGCCAAACCTCTCTTGGGCCTGCTGGGATTCATCAGTTTCAATATCAACTGGAACAATTTCTTTGGCCCTTATGTGATGCTGAACAGCAACAAACTCTTCAACCTGCCCGTAGGCCTGCAAACGATGATCGCCGGCACGTCGGCTATCCGGCCCGGTTTCAATACAACCCCAGGGATGCTAAAATTCCAACAAGCCGACGCAGCCATGGCCGGATTGATCATGATCGTACCCGTTGTGATCGTCTTTCTTTTCGCCCAACGGTACGTCATAGCCGGCGCTTTCACCGGTTCGGTGAAAGGCTGA
- a CDS encoding alpha/beta hydrolase-fold protein, which yields MSSTSDVNDTACISYVCCDEALPYQGAAREDELRRAAPRSGGGAPPWSASASGRSFLRQLLSGFVVFCFTVLLPACARTNSIASSATPAISASTAEQGLPLASPERMATYTAQASTPISSMNNIVLRSPEVNADRTVTLRLFAPNAASVTATGDFGDLILTKDAQGIWSATTEPLEPAVYIYHFDVDGVQMADPYNPDNKGISESLFIVPGDPPMPWELRNVPHGDVTQVLYFSQVFNTHRRFFVYTPPGYDETANKLPVLYLLHGYSDDDSAWTIVGKANLIADSLLADGKIEPMLIVMPYGQFDSHVTIEHCLDDDFQEKYEKQILTEIIPYVEQAFHAAPDAQHRAMAGLSMGGFQAAIIGLNHPEIFSTIGIWSPAFFGNPSVLLGRLVAAPDDLKHSFLYVHVGVGQEDSLLARSYTIDEFLTQQDIAHEFTVTPGTHSWVVWRGYLVDFLPRFSTAAQ from the coding sequence GTGAGTTCGACTTCCGATGTAAACGATACGGCCTGCATAAGCTATGTGTGCTGCGACGAGGCGCTCCCTTACCAGGGAGCGGCTCGCGAAGACGAGCTGCGCCGTGCTGCGCCACGCTCTGGCGGCGGTGCTCCGCCCTGGTCTGCGTCCGCATCCGGAAGGTCTTTCCTGAGACAGCTTCTATCTGGTTTTGTCGTGTTCTGCTTTACGGTTCTTCTGCCGGCTTGCGCTCGCACCAACTCAATTGCATCTTCTGCGACACCAGCCATTTCGGCGAGCACCGCCGAGCAGGGCTTGCCGCTGGCCAGCCCTGAGCGAATGGCCACTTATACAGCACAAGCGTCTACACCCATCTCATCTATGAATAATATCGTGCTGCGCTCTCCAGAGGTCAACGCTGATCGAACGGTTACTTTGCGGCTGTTTGCCCCCAATGCAGCCAGCGTAACCGCCACAGGAGATTTCGGCGATCTCATCTTGACAAAAGATGCGCAGGGTATCTGGTCCGCGACCACCGAGCCTCTGGAGCCTGCTGTCTACATCTACCACTTCGATGTCGATGGCGTGCAAATGGCCGATCCATACAATCCAGACAATAAAGGAATCTCCGAATCCCTCTTCATAGTCCCCGGCGATCCGCCCATGCCCTGGGAACTGCGGAATGTACCCCACGGCGATGTTACTCAGGTGCTTTACTTCTCCCAGGTTTTCAACACCCATCGTCGCTTCTTTGTCTATACTCCACCGGGATACGATGAAACTGCAAATAAGCTGCCCGTGCTTTACCTGCTGCATGGTTATTCCGATGATGATTCTGCATGGACCATCGTCGGGAAAGCCAACCTCATCGCCGACAGCCTGCTGGCCGACGGGAAAATCGAGCCCATGCTGATCGTCATGCCGTACGGCCAGTTCGACAGCCATGTAACGATAGAACATTGTCTCGATGACGATTTCCAGGAAAAGTACGAGAAACAGATCCTCACGGAGATCATTCCCTACGTTGAGCAGGCATTTCACGCGGCTCCGGACGCCCAGCATAGGGCCATGGCTGGCCTATCGATGGGCGGCTTCCAGGCGGCGATCATCGGCTTGAATCACCCGGAGATTTTTTCCACCATCGGTATCTGGAGTCCCGCCTTCTTCGGCAATCCCTCTGTGCTCCTTGGGAGACTCGTCGCTGCACCGGACGATCTCAAGCATTCATTTCTTTATGTTCATGTGGGTGTGGGCCAGGAAGACTCTCTCCTGGCCCGCAGCTATACGATCGACGAATTTCTTACACAACAGGATATCGCCCACGAGTTCACTGTCACTCCCGGAACGCATAGTTGGGTAGTCTGGCGCGGCTACCTTGTCGATTTCCTTCCTAGATTCTCCACTGCCGCCCAATGA
- a CDS encoding alpha-xylosidase — translation MKPQNNLLADLLDLDAPEASHDVLWSVGTPQTIRVQEGQVGIELEFIAQALVEEGIKPDKSIPPKKHTLWVRAYGEEIIRLTIDFNGDELCTDDNNVMLDIDDELERLPLSVDKDSQDWKVIDSKGKMRMEIITQPPSIKHWSDQIPAPPEILNATIYPDGSTAVLLEPYDIFTPGQRESFPLACIERRKRPHRAAFAFHASTDEKTAGTGERFAPMNLSGRTLVLENADALGVNNRRCYKNVPFYVSNRPYGLLILTSAHTRLSLADISTRVNQAMVEDGLLDLFVIGGKNVERILHNYRLLTGFPHEVPVWSYGIWMGRMTYFSADETRQVAARLRKEAFPCDVIHIDTGWFDKDWICDWKFSPRTFPDAQDYLKEMRSNGFRITLWQLPTVSEETDLFAPALEKKYIASDNNIVSSRSNFGERGLAATIDFTNPRAIEWYQGLLEKLLLMGVAAIKTDFGETIDLQAHYQGMDAMLLHNLYSLLYQKAAFEITERVTGEGLIWARSGWVGNQRYPVHWGGDAASTWDGMAGSLRGGLHLGLSGYAFWAHDIAGFHGLPNFMNCWPTDELYMRWTQFGVFSSHIRYHGASPREPYEYPAIADVVRQWWNLRYSLIPYLVEQGRRIVHTGLPMLRALIFHHDDDPMCWHIDDQYYFGDAFLVAPIMNDAGVRDVYLPSGKWIDFWTGELLEGSQWIKDITMPLERMPVYVKFGAKVPVYPLRVQCTDEIDLSKAVNIIFNDRYLGLGSSVLSNVVEL, via the coding sequence ATGAAACCACAAAATAACTTATTGGCCGACTTGCTTGACCTGGATGCACCTGAAGCCTCGCACGATGTCTTATGGTCTGTAGGCACACCGCAAACCATTCGAGTTCAGGAAGGTCAGGTTGGTATCGAATTGGAATTTATTGCGCAGGCTTTGGTCGAAGAAGGGATCAAGCCGGATAAAAGCATCCCGCCGAAGAAGCACACTTTGTGGGTGCGTGCCTACGGAGAGGAAATCATCCGTCTGACGATTGATTTTAATGGCGATGAATTGTGCACCGACGACAACAACGTGATGTTGGATATCGACGACGAGCTCGAACGGTTGCCTTTGTCGGTAGATAAGGACTCTCAAGACTGGAAGGTCATTGATTCCAAGGGAAAGATGCGGATGGAAATCATTACCCAACCCCCATCAATCAAGCATTGGAGCGACCAGATTCCCGCCCCGCCAGAAATCCTAAATGCAACGATATACCCGGATGGTTCAACCGCCGTGCTGCTTGAGCCCTATGATATTTTTACACCGGGACAGCGCGAGTCCTTTCCGCTAGCTTGTATCGAACGCAGAAAACGCCCGCATCGGGCAGCGTTTGCCTTCCACGCTTCTACGGATGAAAAAACCGCAGGAACAGGAGAGCGTTTCGCGCCCATGAATCTTTCCGGGCGGACGTTGGTTCTGGAAAATGCGGACGCTCTGGGGGTCAACAATCGACGCTGTTACAAGAACGTGCCTTTTTATGTTTCCAATCGTCCCTATGGTCTCTTGATTCTGACCTCTGCGCATACACGATTGTCTTTGGCTGATATATCTACCCGGGTCAATCAAGCAATGGTGGAAGATGGTCTACTTGATCTGTTTGTAATTGGTGGAAAGAATGTTGAACGAATTCTTCATAACTACCGTCTACTGACCGGCTTCCCACATGAAGTGCCCGTGTGGTCGTATGGGATTTGGATGGGGCGAATGACGTATTTCAGCGCTGACGAAACTCGTCAGGTTGCAGCACGTTTGAGGAAGGAAGCGTTCCCTTGTGATGTAATCCATATCGATACCGGGTGGTTCGACAAGGACTGGATTTGCGACTGGAAATTCAGCCCGCGCACGTTCCCCGATGCGCAAGATTACCTGAAGGAGATGCGTTCAAACGGGTTTCGCATCACCCTTTGGCAGCTTCCCACAGTCAGTGAAGAGACAGATTTATTCGCGCCGGCCCTGGAGAAAAAATATATCGCCAGCGACAACAATATTGTTAGCAGCCGTTCAAATTTTGGCGAACGAGGACTCGCCGCGACGATTGACTTCACGAATCCACGCGCCATCGAATGGTACCAGGGGCTGCTAGAAAAATTGTTGTTGATGGGCGTGGCTGCCATCAAAACGGATTTTGGTGAAACCATAGACCTTCAGGCACACTATCAGGGAATGGATGCGATGTTATTGCACAATCTCTACTCTTTGCTCTATCAAAAGGCGGCCTTTGAAATAACCGAAAGAGTCACCGGAGAAGGGTTGATCTGGGCCAGATCTGGCTGGGTTGGCAACCAGCGCTATCCGGTGCATTGGGGAGGGGATGCCGCTTCTACTTGGGACGGGATGGCGGGTTCATTACGCGGCGGTTTGCATTTGGGTTTGTCGGGCTACGCTTTTTGGGCTCACGATATTGCGGGTTTTCATGGTTTACCCAACTTTATGAATTGCTGGCCCACAGATGAGTTATATATGCGCTGGACGCAATTTGGTGTATTTTCTTCCCACATTCGCTATCATGGCGCTTCTCCTCGTGAACCATATGAATACCCTGCGATTGCCGACGTTGTGAGGCAGTGGTGGAACCTGCGCTATTCCCTTATTCCGTATCTCGTGGAACAAGGACGGCGGATAGTGCATACCGGTTTGCCCATGCTGCGGGCATTAATTTTCCACCACGACGATGATCCCATGTGCTGGCACATCGATGATCAATACTACTTTGGAGATGCTTTTTTGGTTGCGCCGATCATGAATGACGCTGGCGTTAGAGATGTATATCTTCCGTCGGGAAAATGGATTGATTTTTGGACAGGAGAACTGCTGGAAGGC